In Oxalobacteraceae sp. CFBP 8761, the following are encoded in one genomic region:
- a CDS encoding Lrp/AsnC family transcriptional regulator, translated as MSKIELDKTDRKILEILQNDGRLSNQDVAERVNLSPSPCLRRIKRLEEAGVIRQYVALLDSDKIGLGLLAYVNVRLEKHSEVASTTRQPGLPATSPRNDFAVSVGSWPEVVACYAMTGDMDFLLRVHVGDMDHFSRFMMGTLLKHPAVLDVKSSFALQRIKETTAMPLV; from the coding sequence ATGTCAAAGATTGAGCTGGATAAAACAGATCGTAAAATCCTGGAGATTTTGCAGAACGATGGCCGGTTGTCGAACCAGGATGTGGCCGAGCGCGTGAACCTGTCGCCGTCGCCATGCCTGCGCCGCATCAAGCGGCTGGAAGAAGCGGGCGTGATCCGCCAGTACGTGGCGCTGCTCGATTCGGACAAGATCGGGCTGGGCTTGCTGGCCTACGTCAACGTGCGCCTGGAAAAGCACAGCGAAGTGGCCAGTACCACGCGCCAGCCGGGCTTGCCCGCAACGTCGCCCCGCAACGATTTCGCGGTGTCGGTGGGCAGCTGGCCCGAAGTCGTCGCCTGCTATGCGATGACGGGCGACATGGACTTTTTGCTGCGCGTGCATGTGGGCGACATGGACCACTTCTCGCGCTTCATGATGGGCACGCTGCTCAAGCATCCGGCCGTGCTGGACGTGAAGTCGAGCTTTGCGCTGCAGCGGATCAAGGAAACAACGGCGATGCCGCTGGTGTGA
- a CDS encoding glutathione S-transferase family protein produces MQTIERDPILTHTLDQTRSPGLTLIIGNKNLSSWSMRPWVAAMAFGIPFTEIKVLLDQPDTSNEIARYSHAGRVPVLLAGEMTVWDSLAITEYLAEQFPDKHMWPQDVAARALARSIVAEMHAGFGELRSAMPMNIQARLPGRGRTHGAQADIGRVCEIWEDCLSRFGHHQFLFGAFSVADAFYAPIVLRFQTYGVMLAPALQAYCERVLAHPAVARWVNEAMLENHPTPLHDADLPE; encoded by the coding sequence ATGCAGACCATCGAACGCGACCCGATTCTCACGCACACCCTGGACCAGACCCGCAGCCCCGGCTTGACGCTCATCATCGGCAACAAGAACCTGTCGTCATGGTCGATGCGCCCCTGGGTCGCGGCCATGGCGTTCGGGATTCCGTTCACTGAAATCAAGGTCTTGCTCGACCAGCCCGATACGTCCAACGAGATTGCCCGCTACTCGCACGCGGGCCGCGTCCCGGTGCTGCTGGCCGGCGAAATGACGGTGTGGGACAGCTTGGCGATCACCGAATACCTGGCCGAGCAATTTCCTGACAAGCATATGTGGCCGCAGGACGTGGCGGCGCGCGCGCTGGCGCGCTCGATCGTGGCCGAGATGCACGCCGGCTTCGGCGAACTGCGCAGCGCCATGCCAATGAATATCCAGGCCCGCCTGCCGGGCCGCGGTCGCACGCACGGCGCGCAGGCCGACATTGGCCGCGTCTGCGAAATCTGGGAAGACTGCCTGTCGCGCTTCGGCCATCACCAGTTCCTGTTCGGCGCGTTCTCGGTTGCCGACGCTTTCTATGCGCCGATCGTGCTGCGTTTCCAGACCTATGGCGTGATGCTGGCCCCGGCGCTGCAAGCGTATTGCGAGCGCGTGCTGGCCCATCCGGCCGTGGCGCGCTGGGTGAACGAAGCGATGCTGGAAAACCACCCGACGCCGTTGCACGACGCCGATTTGCCGGAGTAA
- a CDS encoding multifunctional CCA tRNA nucleotidyl transferase/2'3'-cyclic phosphodiesterase/2'nucleotidase/phosphatase, producing MRSYVVGGAVRDALLGLPVKDHDHVVVGATPEQMIEAGFRAVGKDFPVFLHPKTHEEYALARTERKTAPGYHGFVFHAAPDVTLEQDLVRRDLTINAMAQGEDGVIVDPLGGRNDLEARLFRHVSDAFAEDPVRILRVARFAARLPEFKVANDTNVLMRKMVEAGEVDALVPERVWQELARGLMERQPSRMLVVLDECGALARLLPELDTQERTLRVIDTAAQQDHPLEIRFAALMRDVGTAAVEAVSKRLKVPNECRDLALMTAREHGVLAQARELDADALVTLFERSDAFRKSARFVQMLLATRCHAKNTEHDPAGDWLLQALGAARGVDAGAVAARCDQRDRIAQAVHQARVEAVAAICNKV from the coding sequence ATGCGCAGTTATGTTGTCGGCGGCGCCGTGCGCGATGCGCTGCTCGGGCTGCCGGTCAAGGACCACGACCACGTGGTCGTGGGCGCCACGCCCGAACAGATGATCGAGGCCGGCTTTCGCGCCGTGGGCAAGGATTTTCCGGTCTTTCTGCACCCGAAAACGCACGAGGAATACGCGCTGGCGCGCACCGAGCGCAAGACCGCGCCCGGCTATCACGGCTTCGTGTTCCATGCGGCGCCCGATGTCACGCTCGAACAGGATCTGGTGCGGCGCGACCTGACCATCAATGCGATGGCGCAGGGCGAGGATGGCGTGATCGTCGACCCGCTGGGCGGCCGCAATGACCTGGAAGCACGCCTGTTCCGCCACGTGTCCGACGCCTTTGCCGAAGACCCGGTGCGCATCCTGCGCGTCGCGCGCTTTGCCGCGCGCCTGCCCGAATTTAAGGTGGCTAACGACACCAATGTCCTGATGCGCAAGATGGTCGAGGCGGGGGAGGTCGACGCCCTCGTGCCCGAGCGCGTCTGGCAAGAGCTGGCGCGCGGCCTGATGGAACGCCAGCCGTCGCGCATGCTGGTCGTGCTGGACGAGTGCGGCGCACTGGCGCGCCTGTTGCCCGAGCTCGATACGCAAGAGCGCACGCTGCGCGTCATCGACACCGCCGCGCAGCAGGATCACCCGCTGGAGATCCGTTTCGCGGCCCTGATGCGCGACGTTGGCACGGCGGCCGTCGAGGCGGTGTCCAAGCGCTTGAAGGTACCCAATGAATGCCGCGACCTGGCCCTGATGACGGCGCGCGAGCATGGCGTGCTTGCGCAGGCACGCGAACTCGATGCCGACGCGCTCGTCACGCTGTTCGAGCGCAGCGATGCCTTCCGCAAGAGCGCGCGCTTTGTCCAGATGCTGCTGGCCACGCGTTGTCACGCCAAAAATACTGAACACGACCCGGCAGGGGACTGGCTGCTGCAAGCCCTTGGCGCGGCGCGTGGCGTGGACGCCGGTGCCGTGGCGGCGCGCTGCGACCAGCGCGACCGAATTGCCCAGGCCGTACACCAGGCGCGCGTGGAGGCAGTGGCTGCCATTTGTAATAAAGTGTGA
- a CDS encoding GNAT family N-acetyltransferase, translated as MLDNPLRRWLQGLRGKKGQPPVLVKELHERDRRRVLRHLLALDKDDRLLRFGSMMSDDGITAYVGKLDFERDIVFGVVSNVFQLVGMGHLAFAPTEGRTGTAKAQVAEFGVSVSASARGQGVGTRLFQRAAIHCRNSDVDTLYMQCLTSNKTMMHIAKKAGMVVTREYGEADAHLELPPPSPGSVMAEALEEQFAAIDYTVKANTRAAVKFFTPRKPRQ; from the coding sequence ATGCTGGACAATCCATTACGCCGCTGGTTACAGGGCTTGCGCGGAAAAAAGGGGCAGCCGCCGGTCCTGGTCAAGGAATTGCACGAGCGCGACCGCCGCCGCGTGCTGCGCCATCTGCTCGCGCTCGACAAGGATGACCGCCTGCTGCGCTTTGGCAGCATGATGTCCGACGACGGCATCACGGCCTATGTCGGCAAGCTCGATTTCGAGCGCGACATCGTCTTTGGTGTCGTGAGCAATGTGTTCCAGCTGGTGGGCATGGGGCACCTGGCGTTCGCGCCGACCGAAGGGCGCACCGGCACGGCCAAGGCGCAGGTGGCCGAGTTTGGCGTCTCGGTGTCGGCCTCGGCGCGCGGGCAGGGCGTGGGCACGCGCCTCTTCCAGCGCGCGGCGATCCACTGCCGCAATTCGGACGTCGACACGCTCTATATGCAGTGCCTGACGTCCAACAAGACGATGATGCATATTGCAAAGAAAGCCGGGATGGTCGTCACGCGCGAATACGGCGAGGCCGACGCCCACCTCGAATTGCCGCCGCCCAGCCCGGGCAGCGTGATGGCCGAGGCGTTGGAGGAACAGTTCGCGGCGATCGATTACACGGTCAAGGCCAACACGCGGGCCGCGGTGAAGTTTTTCACGCCACGAAAGCCGCGGCAGTAA
- a CDS encoding lytic transglycosylase domain-containing protein, translated as MFQSKLPVGVLPAAIALVLSLAFAPGAAAQEDPEAPAPEVALSPVPAGAPTVAGAASRADDDNFMLLREAARQSDEARANAIASRLPVTNYLLASYVDYYRLKPRLRDAIQDEVLQVLRRHEGTAVAEQLRAEWLMELGKRREWNTFEREAGTLAQSGSLPIRCYALLARAERGERVADEARVLLKTPAGYGDACGALIAQLVANGQFTEADLLTQLRLAGLDNASGPARRAAVLLGLPETRATQAVDLPAVAMARGIGNSRAERELYLVAVGRMARTTLRLAVAGLEKNSAQLTPEERAIGWANVALAASIVLAPEAHAYWERANGAPLSDFQMQWKTRMALRRGDWKTVRTTIETMPPALRADSTWVYWLGRAHQGEGRPAEARAQWQSIAGQTTFYTQLAQEELGNQVVAPPPIAPITAAELAQATANQSLQRAIKFYDLRLRAEGNREWSWGLRNLSERQLLAAAELARRNELLDRMVETSLRTRTEFSYDQRFPAPHLDVLRPTAQGLSLDKAWVYGLIRQESRFIRDARSGVGASGLMQVMPATGKWVAAKIGLNNFVTSMLNDLHVNITLGANYMTMVLNNFEGSQVLATAAYNAGPSRSRTWRSRLDAPMEGAIFVETIPFTETRGYVRNVMANATNYASIFEGKPQSLKARLGTITPRPSTSVLD; from the coding sequence ATGTTTCAATCGAAATTGCCTGTCGGCGTGTTGCCGGCTGCTATTGCCCTTGTTCTGAGTCTGGCGTTTGCGCCAGGCGCAGCGGCCCAGGAAGACCCGGAAGCACCCGCGCCCGAGGTAGCACTGTCCCCCGTTCCGGCGGGTGCGCCTACCGTGGCGGGCGCCGCCAGCCGCGCCGACGACGACAACTTCATGTTGCTGCGCGAAGCGGCGCGCCAGAGCGACGAAGCGCGGGCCAACGCCATTGCGTCGCGCCTGCCGGTGACCAATTACCTGCTGGCGTCCTACGTTGACTATTATCGTCTGAAACCGCGCCTGCGCGATGCCATCCAGGACGAGGTGCTGCAAGTGCTGCGGCGCCACGAAGGCACGGCGGTGGCTGAACAGCTGCGCGCCGAATGGCTGATGGAGCTGGGCAAGCGCCGCGAATGGAACACCTTTGAACGCGAAGCGGGCACGCTGGCCCAGTCCGGCAGCCTGCCGATCCGCTGCTACGCGCTGCTGGCCAGGGCCGAGCGCGGCGAGCGCGTCGCCGACGAAGCGCGCGTACTCCTGAAAACCCCTGCCGGCTATGGTGACGCCTGCGGCGCCCTGATTGCGCAGCTGGTGGCCAATGGCCAGTTCACCGAAGCCGATCTGCTCACGCAGCTGCGTCTGGCGGGCCTGGACAATGCCAGCGGCCCGGCGCGCCGCGCTGCCGTCTTGCTCGGTTTACCCGAAACCCGGGCCACCCAGGCGGTCGACCTGCCCGCCGTGGCGATGGCGCGCGGGATCGGCAACAGCCGCGCCGAGCGCGAGCTGTACCTGGTTGCCGTGGGCCGCATGGCGCGCACCACGCTGCGCCTGGCCGTGGCTGGGCTCGAAAAGAACAGCGCCCAATTGACGCCCGAAGAACGCGCGATCGGCTGGGCCAATGTGGCGCTGGCCGCCTCGATCGTGCTGGCGCCCGAAGCGCACGCGTATTGGGAACGGGCGAATGGCGCGCCCCTGAGCGACTTCCAGATGCAGTGGAAGACGCGCATGGCGCTGCGCCGCGGCGACTGGAAAACCGTGCGCACCACGATCGAAACGATGCCGCCGGCCCTGCGCGCCGACTCGACCTGGGTCTACTGGCTCGGGCGCGCGCACCAGGGCGAAGGGCGTCCGGCCGAGGCGCGCGCGCAGTGGCAGAGCATCGCCGGCCAGACCACCTTCTATACCCAGCTGGCCCAGGAAGAGCTGGGCAACCAGGTCGTCGCGCCGCCCCCGATCGCGCCGATCACGGCCGCCGAACTGGCCCAGGCCACGGCGAATCAGAGTCTGCAACGGGCCATCAAATTCTACGATCTGCGTCTGCGCGCCGAAGGCAACCGCGAATGGAGCTGGGGTCTGCGCAATCTGTCCGAACGCCAGTTGCTGGCCGCTGCCGAGCTGGCGCGCCGCAACGAGCTGCTCGACCGCATGGTCGAGACATCGCTGCGCACGCGCACCGAGTTCAGCTATGACCAGCGCTTCCCGGCGCCGCACCTCGACGTATTGCGGCCCACGGCCCAGGGCCTGAGTCTCGACAAGGCCTGGGTGTATGGCCTGATCCGGCAAGAGTCGCGCTTCATCCGCGATGCACGGTCGGGCGTGGGCGCATCGGGCCTGATGCAGGTGATGCCAGCCACCGGCAAGTGGGTGGCGGCCAAGATTGGCCTGAACAACTTTGTCACGAGCATGCTCAACGACCTGCACGTGAACATCACGCTCGGCGCCAACTACATGACGATGGTGCTCAACAATTTTGAAGGCTCGCAAGTGCTGGCCACGGCCGCCTACAACGCCGGCCCGAGCCGCTCGCGCACCTGGCGCAGCCGGCTCGACGCGCCAATGGAAGGGGCGATCTTCGTCGAAACCATCCCGTTCACCGAAACGCGCGGCTACGTGCGCAACGTGATGGCCAACGCCACCAATTATGCGTCGATCTTCGAAGGCAAGCCGCAGTCGCTCAAGGCGCGCCTGGGCACGATCACGCCGCGGCCATCCACGTCCGTGCTGGATTGA
- a CDS encoding diguanylate cyclase, whose amino-acid sequence MFRMLVRRVGSWLRRRRLLLASLAVVLMSALLVFLYTRTEVIDPEVRSNVLLNLREFEKLDAEWDANLLRAHTGRASVRPDLSSQLPRMRILMARLEQAAPLTGSRAATEACADLRTALRNKEMLVAEFARHNPRLRAALLHMPPAVADLKTEISGIEGALAPAQFVVRLDTTLNALLTDILRYNIAPSPALASRIEEILGNVAAQEIAFSPAVVDKMDAVILSSRVILEKRPLENLLEAQIAAVGSDIVLDRLEQEFERSFTTVLLERQRFRGYLAAYSGLLLVLLAYAGVRLRRSYRIIGVVNRRLQAANETLEQRVAERTAELQAQSVQLERLAQHDSLTGLINYRQLTRLLERALARADRRDSVVVLMFIDLDGFKAVNDTWGHATGDLVLKTVARRVQARLRAEDALARLGGDEFVILLEDVTSRDGALRVARLVLAEIESITEADGHAIRISASIGIASARGQMGAARGQEALLAEADQAMYAAKQAGKGRFVVSEQAQWRDEDEPAGPAPEQARRERPKEGAVGSTGTGTGTSKADADRIG is encoded by the coding sequence ATGTTCAGGATGCTGGTACGGCGGGTAGGGAGCTGGCTACGGCGCCGCCGCCTGTTATTGGCGAGCCTGGCCGTCGTATTGATGAGCGCACTGCTGGTCTTTCTGTACACCCGCACCGAGGTGATCGACCCCGAAGTGCGCAGCAACGTCCTGCTCAACCTGCGCGAATTCGAAAAGCTCGACGCCGAATGGGACGCCAACCTGCTGCGCGCCCACACCGGCCGCGCCAGCGTCCGGCCCGACCTGAGTTCGCAACTGCCGCGCATGCGCATCCTGATGGCGCGTCTGGAGCAAGCCGCGCCACTGACCGGCAGCCGCGCCGCCACCGAGGCCTGCGCCGATCTGCGCACGGCGCTGCGCAACAAGGAAATGCTGGTGGCCGAGTTCGCGCGGCACAATCCGCGCCTGCGCGCAGCGCTGCTGCACATGCCACCGGCGGTGGCCGACCTCAAGACCGAAATTTCCGGCATCGAAGGCGCGCTGGCACCGGCCCAGTTCGTCGTGCGGCTCGATACGACCCTCAATGCGCTGCTGACCGACATCCTGCGCTACAACATCGCCCCATCGCCCGCGCTGGCCAGCCGTATCGAAGAAATCCTGGGCAATGTCGCCGCCCAGGAGATCGCCTTTTCGCCCGCCGTCGTCGACAAGATGGACGCCGTGATCCTGAGCAGCCGCGTGATCCTCGAAAAGCGGCCGCTGGAAAACCTGCTCGAAGCGCAGATTGCTGCCGTCGGCAGCGACATCGTGCTCGACCGCCTGGAGCAGGAATTCGAGCGTTCGTTCACCACCGTGCTGCTCGAGCGCCAGCGTTTTCGCGGTTACCTGGCGGCGTATTCGGGCCTGTTGCTGGTGCTGCTGGCCTATGCCGGTGTGCGCCTGCGCCGCAGCTACCGTATCATCGGCGTCGTCAACCGCCGCCTGCAGGCGGCCAACGAAACGCTCGAGCAGCGCGTGGCCGAGCGCACCGCCGAGCTGCAGGCGCAGTCGGTCCAGCTCGAGCGCCTGGCCCAGCACGACAGCCTGACCGGCCTGATCAACTACCGGCAACTGACCCGCCTGCTCGAACGGGCGCTGGCCCGGGCCGACCGTCGCGACAGCGTCGTGGTGCTGATGTTCATCGACCTGGACGGCTTCAAGGCAGTCAACGATACCTGGGGCCATGCGACCGGCGACCTGGTGCTCAAGACCGTGGCGCGCCGCGTGCAGGCCAGGCTGCGCGCCGAAGATGCGCTGGCGCGCCTGGGCGGCGATGAATTCGTTATCCTGCTCGAAGACGTGACGTCGCGCGACGGCGCGCTGCGCGTGGCGCGCCTAGTGCTGGCCGAAATCGAATCGATCACCGAGGCCGATGGTCATGCCATCAGGATCTCGGCCAGTATCGGCATCGCCAGCGCGCGCGGCCAGATGGGCGCGGCGCGCGGACAGGAAGCGTTGCTGGCCGAGGCCGACCAGGCCATGTACGCCGCCAAGCAGGCTGGCAAGGGCCGCTTCGTCGTCAGCGAGCAGGCGCAGTGGCGCGACGAAGACGAGCCGGCAGGGCCAGCGCCGGAGCAGGCGCGGCGCGAGCGTCCGAAGGAGGGCGCCGTCGGCAGCACTGGTACGGGCACAGGGACAAGCAAGGCAGACGCCGACCGGATCGGCTAA
- a CDS encoding indolepyruvate ferredoxin oxidoreductase family protein, with protein sequence MNAPLDRAHLASPSPASAPAQDITLDDKWTLERGRAFMTGTQALIRLPMLQRERDVKAGLNTAGYITGYRGSPVTSVDQTAMKAKAHLDAHHVKFHPGMNEDLAATAVWGTQQTNLYKDAKYDGVFSMWYGKGPGVDRCGDVFKHGNNAGSSQYGGVLVLAGDDHAAKSSSTAHQSDHILTHCGIPVLYPSSVQEYIDFGLHAWAMSRYTGLWVSMKCVTDIIESGAVVDLDPDRVQTVIPTDFQLPEGGLNIRWPDAVLDQEVRMSNHKWYAALAYARANKLNRIIWDSPQPKIGIITAGKSYLDTRQALADLGIDEQAAQDIGLRLYKVGMTWPLEAEGVHEFARGLDEILVVEEKRQVMEYALKEELYNLPDGERPRVVGKFDDTGEWSNKNRMGHGDWLLPATYELNPAQIARAIASRIGHYCAGHPVAERVAQRIAFLEAKELVLRNIPAKPNPETDRIPYFCSGCPHNSSTKVPEGSRAMAGIGCHYMVLWMDRETSTFTHMGAEGTTWIGQSPFTDEKHVFVNLGDGTYFHSGILAIRAAVAAKVNITYKILYNDAVAMTGGQNVDGPLDPGMISRQIAAEGVTPIIVVTDEPDKYPSDYAWAPGTTVRHRSELMDVQRELREMPGVSAVIYDQTCASEKRRRRKKGEFPDPAKRAVINEAVCEGCGDCSVQSNCLSVEPLETELGRKRQINQSSCNKDYSCVSGFCPSFVTVEGGGLKKPKKAAASDAAPPELPEPVIPSVATPFGILVAGVGGTGVVTVGQILAVAAHVEGKGAIVLDQSGLAQKGGPVMSHVRLAEHQADLHSTRVGTGSADLVIGCDQIVTASRDALSRMGEGRTWAAVNSSTATTAAFVKNPDWQFPAEGSRGAIEQACGKANVEFLDAGSIATALLGDAIATNMFMLGYAFQKGRVPLREASLLKAIELNGVSVAFNKAAFNWGRSAGHDLAAVSKSAMPAKVIEFKRMQTLDDVVKRRVELLTAYQDAAYAGQYTAFVEQVRAQEARLGKGTRLSEAVAKYLYKLMAYKDEYEVARLHTDPAFREKIANMFEGDITLKFHLAPPLLAKHDKEGRAIKQEFGPWMMRAFGVLAKFKGLRGTAFDVFGYTAERRVERALIGEYRATVAALLPKLTEDNLAQAVAVASIPEDIRGYGHVKERHLKAAKAKEAALLAAFHAPVGAAPRAA encoded by the coding sequence ATGAACGCACCCCTGGACCGCGCCCACCTGGCGTCGCCGTCGCCCGCATCCGCACCTGCACAAGACATCACGCTCGACGACAAATGGACGCTCGAGCGCGGCCGCGCCTTCATGACCGGCACGCAGGCGCTGATCCGCCTGCCGATGCTGCAGCGCGAGCGCGACGTCAAGGCCGGCCTGAACACGGCCGGCTACATCACCGGCTACCGCGGCTCGCCCGTCACCTCGGTCGACCAGACCGCGATGAAGGCCAAGGCGCACCTCGACGCGCACCACGTCAAGTTCCATCCCGGCATGAACGAAGACCTGGCGGCGACCGCTGTCTGGGGCACCCAGCAAACCAATCTGTACAAGGACGCGAAGTACGACGGCGTGTTTTCGATGTGGTACGGCAAGGGCCCGGGCGTCGACCGCTGCGGCGACGTGTTCAAGCACGGCAACAACGCCGGCTCGTCGCAATACGGCGGCGTGCTGGTGCTGGCCGGCGACGACCACGCGGCCAAATCGTCGTCCACCGCGCACCAGTCCGACCACATCCTGACCCACTGCGGGATCCCGGTGCTGTATCCGTCGTCGGTGCAGGAATACATCGATTTCGGCCTGCACGCCTGGGCCATGAGCCGCTACACGGGCCTGTGGGTATCGATGAAATGCGTCACCGACATCATCGAGTCGGGTGCTGTCGTCGATCTCGATCCGGACCGCGTGCAGACCGTGATCCCGACCGACTTCCAGCTGCCCGAGGGCGGCCTGAACATCCGCTGGCCGGACGCCGTGCTGGATCAGGAAGTTCGGATGAGCAATCACAAATGGTATGCCGCGCTGGCCTATGCGCGCGCCAATAAGCTCAACCGTATCATCTGGGACAGCCCGCAGCCGAAGATCGGCATCATCACCGCCGGCAAGAGCTATCTGGACACGCGCCAGGCGCTGGCCGACCTCGGCATCGACGAGCAGGCCGCGCAGGACATCGGCCTGCGCCTGTACAAGGTCGGCATGACCTGGCCGCTCGAAGCCGAAGGCGTGCACGAATTTGCACGGGGCCTCGATGAAATCCTGGTGGTCGAAGAAAAGCGCCAGGTCATGGAATACGCGCTCAAGGAAGAGCTGTACAACCTGCCCGACGGCGAGCGTCCGCGCGTGGTCGGCAAGTTCGACGACACGGGCGAGTGGAGTAACAAGAACCGCATGGGCCACGGCGACTGGCTGCTGCCGGCCACGTACGAGCTGAACCCGGCGCAGATCGCGCGCGCGATCGCCTCGCGCATCGGCCACTACTGCGCCGGCCACCCGGTCGCCGAGCGCGTCGCGCAGCGCATCGCCTTCCTCGAAGCCAAAGAGCTGGTGCTGCGTAACATTCCGGCCAAGCCGAACCCGGAAACCGACCGCATCCCGTATTTCTGCTCGGGCTGCCCGCACAACAGCTCGACCAAGGTGCCGGAAGGCTCGCGCGCGATGGCCGGTATCGGCTGCCACTACATGGTGCTGTGGATGGACCGTGAAACGTCGACCTTCACGCACATGGGCGCCGAAGGCACGACCTGGATTGGCCAGTCGCCGTTCACCGACGAGAAGCACGTGTTCGTCAATCTGGGCGACGGCACCTACTTCCACTCGGGCATCCTGGCGATCCGCGCCGCGGTGGCGGCCAAGGTCAACATCACCTACAAGATCCTGTACAACGACGCGGTCGCGATGACGGGCGGCCAGAACGTCGACGGCCCGCTCGACCCGGGCATGATCAGCCGCCAGATCGCAGCCGAAGGCGTCACGCCCATCATCGTCGTCACCGACGAGCCGGACAAATACCCGAGCGACTACGCCTGGGCGCCCGGCACCACGGTGCGTCACCGCTCCGAACTGATGGACGTGCAGCGCGAACTGCGCGAGATGCCGGGCGTGTCGGCCGTGATCTATGACCAGACCTGCGCCTCCGAAAAACGCCGGCGCCGGAAGAAAGGCGAATTCCCCGACCCGGCCAAGCGCGCCGTGATCAACGAAGCCGTCTGCGAAGGCTGCGGCGACTGCTCGGTGCAGTCCAACTGCCTGTCGGTCGAGCCACTCGAAACCGAACTGGGCCGCAAGCGCCAGATCAACCAGTCCTCGTGCAACAAGGATTATTCGTGCGTGTCGGGCTTCTGCCCGAGCTTCGTCACCGTCGAAGGCGGCGGTCTGAAAAAGCCGAAAAAAGCTGCAGCGTCCGACGCGGCGCCACCCGAGCTGCCGGAACCCGTCATTCCATCGGTCGCCACGCCATTCGGCATCCTCGTGGCCGGCGTGGGCGGCACCGGTGTTGTGACGGTCGGCCAGATCCTGGCGGTGGCGGCGCACGTCGAAGGCAAGGGCGCGATCGTGCTCGACCAGAGCGGCCTGGCCCAGAAGGGCGGCCCCGTGATGTCGCACGTGCGCCTGGCCGAACACCAGGCCGATCTGCATTCGACCCGCGTGGGCACCGGCAGCGCCGACCTCGTGATCGGCTGCGATCAGATCGTCACGGCCAGCCGCGATGCCTTGTCGCGCATGGGTGAAGGCCGCACCTGGGCCGCCGTCAATTCGAGCACCGCCACCACGGCCGCGTTCGTGAAGAACCCGGACTGGCAATTCCCGGCCGAAGGTTCGCGCGGCGCGATCGAGCAAGCCTGCGGCAAGGCCAACGTCGAATTCCTCGACGCTGGCAGCATCGCCACGGCGCTGCTGGGCGACGCGATCGCCACCAATATGTTCATGCTCGGCTACGCGTTCCAGAAGGGCCGCGTGCCGCTGCGCGAAGCCTCGCTGCTCAAGGCCATCGAGCTCAATGGCGTGTCGGTCGCGTTCAACAAGGCGGCCTTCAACTGGGGCCGCAGCGCGGGACATGACCTGGCAGCTGTCAGCAAGTCGGCGATGCCGGCCAAGGTGATCGAGTTCAAGCGCATGCAGACGCTCGACGATGTCGTCAAGCGCCGGGTCGAGCTGCTCACGGCGTACCAGGACGCGGCGTATGCGGGCCAGTATACGGCCTTCGTCGAGCAGGTCAGGGCGCAGGAAGCGCGCCTGGGCAAGGGCACCCGCCTGTCGGAAGCCGTGGCGAAGTACCTGTACAAACTGATGGCGTACAAGGACGAGTACGAAGTCGCGCGGCTGCACACCGATCCGGCGTTCCGTGAAAAAATCGCCAACATGTTCGAAGGCGATATCACGCTCAAGTTCCACCTGGCGCCGCCGCTGCTGGCCAAGCATGACAAGGAAGGCCGCGCCATCAAGCAGGAGTTTGGCCCGTGGATGATGCGCGCGTTTGGCGTGCTGGCGAAGTTCAAGGGCCTGCGCGGCACCGCGTTCGACGTGTTCGGCTACACCGCCGAGCGCCGCGTCGAACGCGCCCTGATCGGCGAATACCGCGCGACGGTGGCGGCGCTGCTGCCCAAGCTCACGGAGGACAACCTGGCGCAGGCCGTGGCGGTGGCCAGCATTCCGGAAGATATCCGTGGTTACGGGCATGTGAAGGAACGGCACCTGAAAGCGGCGAAGGCAAAAGAAGCGGCGCTGCTGGCGGCATTCCATGCGCCGGTGGGCGCGGCGCCGCGCGCGGCCTGA